In Zingiber officinale cultivar Zhangliang chromosome 8B, Zo_v1.1, whole genome shotgun sequence, a single genomic region encodes these proteins:
- the LOC122015915 gene encoding uncharacterized protein LOC122015915 gives MDSPSKSHLFGSSIRKAPFLAFLLFLSLSPSLASDEPTVYEMLEKYGFPPGILPRGAQGYSLNQDGRFEVYLSGDCEFKVSGGYLLHYNKKISGTVRARALTGLGGVSVKILFFWLGINEVVTSGDELLFYVGPLSASFASSNFEQCPTCRCGHDCAATATATAITTAADDVLVSGY, from the coding sequence ATGGATTCACCCTCAAAATCCCACCTTTTTGGCTCTTCGATCCGCAAAGCTCCCTTCTTGGCTTTCctactcttcctctccctttcccCTTCCCTTGCTTCCGATGAGCCGACGGTCTACGAGATGCTGGAGAAATACGGCTTCCCGCCAGGGATCCTCCCCCGCGGCGCGCAGGGCTACTCCTTGAACCAAGACGGGCGCTTTGAGGTCTACCTCAGCGGCGACTGCGAGTTCAAGGTCTCCGGCGGCTACCTGTTGCATTACAACAAGAAGATCTCCGGCACGGTCCGCGCAAGGGCGTTGACAGGCCTCGGAGGGGTCAGCGTCAAGATTCTCTTCTTCTGGTTGGGGATCAACGAGGTGGTGACGAGCGGAGATGAGCTCCTTTTCTACGTCGGCCCCCTCTCGGCTTCCTTCGCCTCTTCCAACTTCGAGCAGTGCCCTACCTGCCGCTGCGGACACGATTGCGCCGCCACCGCCACCGCCACCGCCATCACCACTGCCGCCGACGATGTTTTAGTTTCTGGTTATTAG